In the Paroedura picta isolate Pp20150507F chromosome 15, Ppicta_v3.0, whole genome shotgun sequence genome, one interval contains:
- the TRAF4 gene encoding TNF receptor-associated factor 4 isoform X1, translating to MPGFDYKFLEKPKRRLLCPLCAKAMREPVRVSTCGHRFCDTCLQEFLSEGVFKCPEDQLPLDYAKIYPDPDLEAQVLSLTIRCIHSEEGCRWSGTIRHLQAHLGTCSFNVVPCPNRCGTKLSRRDLPAHLQHDCPQRHLKCEFCGSDFTGEAYENHQGLCPQESVYCENKCGARMMRRLLSQHMLVECPKRTQPCSYCAKDFLYDTIQNHEYQCPRYPVPCPNQCGVPNIAREDLGGHLKENCTTALALCPFKEAGCKHRCPKLAMGRHLDESTKMHLGLMGALVARQRQELAELRREVEELAVGSDGVLIWKIADYSRKLQEAKQRANYESFSPPFYTHRYGYKLQVSAFLNGNGSGEGSFLSVYIRVLPGQYDNLLEWPFSYRVTFSLLDQSDPSLSKPQHITETFLPDPNWKNFQKPGQGRASLDESLLGFGYPKFISHEDIKKRNYVKDNSVFIKASVEIPQKIMP from the exons TGAAGGGGTGTTCAAGTGTCCGGAGGACCAGCTGCCCCTCGACTATGCGAAG ATCTACCCAGACCCGGATCTGGAGGCTCAGGTGTTAAGCCTGACAATTCGATGCATACACAGCGAGGAGGGGTGTCGTTGGAGTGGCACGATCCGGCACTTACAG GCTCACCTCGGCACCTGCAGCTTCAACGTGGTTCCGTGCCCCAATCGCTGCGGCACCAAGCTGAGCCGCCGCGACCTGCCGGCCCACCTGCAGCACGACTGCCCCCAGCGCCACCTCAAGTGTGAATTCTGCGGCTCCGACTTCACCGGGGAAGCCTACGAG AACCACCAGGGCCTCTGCCCCCAGGAGAGCGTGTACTGCGAGAACAAGTGCGGGGCGCGCATGATGCGCAGGCTCCTGTCGCAGCACATGCTTGTGGAATGCCCCAAGCGTACCCAGCCCTGCAGCTACTGCGCAAAGGACTTCCTGTACGATACCATCCAG AATCATGAGTACCAGTGTCCACGGTACCCTGTCCCGTGCCCCAACCAGTGTGGGGTGCCCAACATCGCCCGCGAAGACCTTGGAGGACACTTGAAAGAAAACTGCACAACAGCCTTGGCACTCTGCCCCTTCAAGGAGGCTGGCTGCAAACATCGG tGCCCGAAGCTGGCCATGGGCCGCCACCTGGACGAGAGCACCAAGATGCACTTGGGCCTGATGGGCGCCCTGGTGGCCCGGCAGCGGCAGGAGCTGGCAGAGCTGCGCCGCGAGGTGGAGGAGCTGGCGGTGGGCAGCGATGGCGTGCTCATCTGGAAGATCGCCGACTACAGCCGCAAGCTGCAGGAGGCCAAGCAGCGCGCCAACTACGAGTCCTTCAGCCCGCCCTTCTACACCCACCGGTACGGCTACAAGCTGCAGGTCTCGGCCTTCCTCAACGGGAACGGGAGCGGCGAGGGCAGCTTCCTCTCGGTCTACATCCGGGTGCTCCCCGGCCAGTACGACAACCTCCTGGAGTGGCCCTTCTCCTACCGGGTCACCTTCTCCCTGCTGGACCAAAGCGACCCCTCTCTCTCCAAGCCTCAGCACATCACGGAGACCTTCCTCCCCGACCCCAACTGGAAGAACTTCCAGAAGCCTGGCCAGGGCCGCGCCTCCCTGGATGAGAGCCTCCTGGGCTTCGGCTACCCCAAGTTCATCTCCCACGAGGACATCAAGAAGCGCAATTACGTGAAGGACAATTCCGTCTTCATCAAGGCCTCGGTGGAGATCCCCCAGAAAATCATGCCCTGA
- the TRAF4 gene encoding TNF receptor-associated factor 4 isoform X2, producing the protein MPGKNPSKLCGSLCSPGLVFGEGVFKCPEDQLPLDYAKIYPDPDLEAQVLSLTIRCIHSEEGCRWSGTIRHLQAHLGTCSFNVVPCPNRCGTKLSRRDLPAHLQHDCPQRHLKCEFCGSDFTGEAYENHQGLCPQESVYCENKCGARMMRRLLSQHMLVECPKRTQPCSYCAKDFLYDTIQNHEYQCPRYPVPCPNQCGVPNIAREDLGGHLKENCTTALALCPFKEAGCKHRCPKLAMGRHLDESTKMHLGLMGALVARQRQELAELRREVEELAVGSDGVLIWKIADYSRKLQEAKQRANYESFSPPFYTHRYGYKLQVSAFLNGNGSGEGSFLSVYIRVLPGQYDNLLEWPFSYRVTFSLLDQSDPSLSKPQHITETFLPDPNWKNFQKPGQGRASLDESLLGFGYPKFISHEDIKKRNYVKDNSVFIKASVEIPQKIMP; encoded by the exons TGAAGGGGTGTTCAAGTGTCCGGAGGACCAGCTGCCCCTCGACTATGCGAAG ATCTACCCAGACCCGGATCTGGAGGCTCAGGTGTTAAGCCTGACAATTCGATGCATACACAGCGAGGAGGGGTGTCGTTGGAGTGGCACGATCCGGCACTTACAG GCTCACCTCGGCACCTGCAGCTTCAACGTGGTTCCGTGCCCCAATCGCTGCGGCACCAAGCTGAGCCGCCGCGACCTGCCGGCCCACCTGCAGCACGACTGCCCCCAGCGCCACCTCAAGTGTGAATTCTGCGGCTCCGACTTCACCGGGGAAGCCTACGAG AACCACCAGGGCCTCTGCCCCCAGGAGAGCGTGTACTGCGAGAACAAGTGCGGGGCGCGCATGATGCGCAGGCTCCTGTCGCAGCACATGCTTGTGGAATGCCCCAAGCGTACCCAGCCCTGCAGCTACTGCGCAAAGGACTTCCTGTACGATACCATCCAG AATCATGAGTACCAGTGTCCACGGTACCCTGTCCCGTGCCCCAACCAGTGTGGGGTGCCCAACATCGCCCGCGAAGACCTTGGAGGACACTTGAAAGAAAACTGCACAACAGCCTTGGCACTCTGCCCCTTCAAGGAGGCTGGCTGCAAACATCGG tGCCCGAAGCTGGCCATGGGCCGCCACCTGGACGAGAGCACCAAGATGCACTTGGGCCTGATGGGCGCCCTGGTGGCCCGGCAGCGGCAGGAGCTGGCAGAGCTGCGCCGCGAGGTGGAGGAGCTGGCGGTGGGCAGCGATGGCGTGCTCATCTGGAAGATCGCCGACTACAGCCGCAAGCTGCAGGAGGCCAAGCAGCGCGCCAACTACGAGTCCTTCAGCCCGCCCTTCTACACCCACCGGTACGGCTACAAGCTGCAGGTCTCGGCCTTCCTCAACGGGAACGGGAGCGGCGAGGGCAGCTTCCTCTCGGTCTACATCCGGGTGCTCCCCGGCCAGTACGACAACCTCCTGGAGTGGCCCTTCTCCTACCGGGTCACCTTCTCCCTGCTGGACCAAAGCGACCCCTCTCTCTCCAAGCCTCAGCACATCACGGAGACCTTCCTCCCCGACCCCAACTGGAAGAACTTCCAGAAGCCTGGCCAGGGCCGCGCCTCCCTGGATGAGAGCCTCCTGGGCTTCGGCTACCCCAAGTTCATCTCCCACGAGGACATCAAGAAGCGCAATTACGTGAAGGACAATTCCGTCTTCATCAAGGCCTCGGTGGAGATCCCCCAGAAAATCATGCCCTGA
- the FAM222B gene encoding protein FAM222B isoform X1, protein MLACLSGPGDLSFQLLSFPQMNAGLQKWDTTQKMRAAQHPTPAELDAYAKKVANHPLTIKIFPNSVKVPQRKHIRRTVNGLDTSGQRYSPYPPSQAAVKTGLLAIVRSPAKGVVKDFDGTRARLLPEAMMNPPSAPYAAPSTLSHPQVLARQQALQHAQSMAHHPQGMPPAIQHPQPLAHPALQQQQQQQQQPPPPPHPANHLLQQQQPPPPAGLHGGRKVPDADAPPNVTVSTSTIPLSMAATLQQNQPPDLSSIVHQINQFCQARAGISATSVCEGQIANPSPISRNLLISASTRVSAHNVPTPLPSCVVNPGEHAPHAAPMPPAAAMGAPLGSMSRGSSAYQSEMKQVAAWNQHQLTHLQQMCGEAVGPSGLMGKPPARELGGQGFPGKAPGYALELCMGQPFSVKPPLEKPTPSPPVNGLPGPMPYANGHYFQPLWNNLLPTPNSDSSGSQDLAMPFHGAGQPMGAALECAAGPHYRAGAGALMQTVEYLSGDFQHSCLREQGGAVLGKAPRPPMNRAPEPTDSRSLPLPGYR, encoded by the exons ATGCTGGCCTGTCTgtcgggacctggggatctctccTTCCAGCTGCTTTCTTTCCCGCAGATGAATGCTGGACTTCAGAAAT ggGACACTACACAGAAAATGAGAGCCGCACAGCACCCTACGCCAGCAGAGTTGGACGCCTATGCTAAGAAGGTGGCCAACCATCCCCTGACTATCAAAATTTTCCCCAACAGCGTCAAGGTCCCTCAGCGGAAACACATCCGTCGTACTGTGAACGGGCTGGACACTTCCGGGCAGAGGTACAGTCCTTACCCGCCCTCTCAGGCTGCTGTGAAAACCGGCCTCCTGGCCATAGTCAGGTCCCCGGCCAAAGGCGTCGTCAAGGACTTTGACGGGACTCGTGCGCGCCTGCTGCCGGAAGCCATGATGAACCCCCCTTCCGCCCCCTACGCAGCACCAAGCACTTTAAGCCACCCGCAGGTGTTGGCACGCCAGCAGGCTCTGCAACACGCCCAGAGCATGGCTCACCACCCTCAGGGGATGCCTCCAGCCATCCAGCACCCGCAGCCTCTGGCCCACCcggccctgcagcagcagcagcagcagcagcagcagcccccgccgccgccgcaccccGCCAACCACCTGCTACAACAGCAGCAGCCCCCGCCGCCCGCGGGCCTGCACGGGGGCAGGAAGGTCCCAGACGCCGACGCCCCCCCGAATGTGACTGTCTCTACCTCAACCATCCCCCTCTCCATGGCTGCCACCCTGCAGCAGAACCAGCCCCCGGACCTGAGCAGCATAGTGCACCAGATCAACCAGTTCTGCCAGGCACGAGCGGGCATCAGCGCTACCTCAGTGTGCGAGGGACAGATCGCCAACCCCAGCCCCATCAGCCGCAACCTCTTGATCAGCGCGAGCACCAGGGTGTCCGCTCACAACGTCCCCACGCCCCTGCCTTCCTGCGTGGTGAACCCCGGAGAGCATGCCCCCCATGCCGCCCCCATGCCACCCGCCGCCGCCATGGGGGCCCCCCTGGGGAGCATGAGCAGGGGCTCTTCTGCGTACCAAAGCGAAATGAAGCAGGTGGCGGCCTGGAACCAGCACCAGCTGACTCACCTGCAGCAGATGTGCGGGGAAGCGGTGGGTCCCTCTGGGCTGATGGGCAAGCCCCCTGCCCGGGAGCTAGGCGGGCAAGGGTTCCCCGGCAAAGCGCCAGGCTACGCCCTGGAACTGTGCATGGGCCAGCCGTTCAGCgtgaagccccccctggagaagCCGACCCCCTCGCCGCCCGTCAACGGCCTCCCCGGCCCCATGCCCTACGCCAACGGGCATTATTTCCAGCCCCTGTGGAATaacctcctgcccacccccaacaGCGACAGCTCGGGCTCCCAGGACCTGGCCATGCCTTTCCACGGGGCGGGGCAGCCCATGGGGGCCGCTCTGGAGTGCGCGGCTGGACCTCACTACAGAGCCGGGGCCGGCGCCCTGATGCAGACAGTGGAGTACCTAAGCGGAGACTTCCAGCACTCCTGCCTGCGAGAGCAGGGCGGGGCGGTGCTCGGCAAGGCCCCCCGCCCGCCCATGAACCGAGCTCCCGAGCCCACCGATAGCCGAAGCCTTCCGCTCCCAGGCTACAGATAA
- the FAM222B gene encoding protein FAM222B isoform X4 → MMNPPSAPYAAPSTLSHPQVLARQQALQHAQSMAHHPQGMPPAIQHPQPLAHPALQQQQQQQQQPPPPPHPANHLLQQQQPPPPAGLHGGRKVPDADAPPNVTVSTSTIPLSMAATLQQNQPPDLSSIVHQINQFCQARAGISATSVCEGQIANPSPISRNLLISASTRVSAHNVPTPLPSCVVNPGEHAPHAAPMPPAAAMGAPLGSMSRGSSAYQSEMKQVAAWNQHQLTHLQQMCGEAVGPSGLMGKPPARELGGQGFPGKAPGYALELCMGQPFSVKPPLEKPTPSPPVNGLPGPMPYANGHYFQPLWNNLLPTPNSDSSGSQDLAMPFHGAGQPMGAALECAAGPHYRAGAGALMQTVEYLSGDFQHSCLREQGGAVLGKAPRPPMNRAPEPTDSRSLPLPGYR, encoded by the coding sequence ATGATGAACCCCCCTTCCGCCCCCTACGCAGCACCAAGCACTTTAAGCCACCCGCAGGTGTTGGCACGCCAGCAGGCTCTGCAACACGCCCAGAGCATGGCTCACCACCCTCAGGGGATGCCTCCAGCCATCCAGCACCCGCAGCCTCTGGCCCACCcggccctgcagcagcagcagcagcagcagcagcagcccccgccgccgccgcaccccGCCAACCACCTGCTACAACAGCAGCAGCCCCCGCCGCCCGCGGGCCTGCACGGGGGCAGGAAGGTCCCAGACGCCGACGCCCCCCCGAATGTGACTGTCTCTACCTCAACCATCCCCCTCTCCATGGCTGCCACCCTGCAGCAGAACCAGCCCCCGGACCTGAGCAGCATAGTGCACCAGATCAACCAGTTCTGCCAGGCACGAGCGGGCATCAGCGCTACCTCAGTGTGCGAGGGACAGATCGCCAACCCCAGCCCCATCAGCCGCAACCTCTTGATCAGCGCGAGCACCAGGGTGTCCGCTCACAACGTCCCCACGCCCCTGCCTTCCTGCGTGGTGAACCCCGGAGAGCATGCCCCCCATGCCGCCCCCATGCCACCCGCCGCCGCCATGGGGGCCCCCCTGGGGAGCATGAGCAGGGGCTCTTCTGCGTACCAAAGCGAAATGAAGCAGGTGGCGGCCTGGAACCAGCACCAGCTGACTCACCTGCAGCAGATGTGCGGGGAAGCGGTGGGTCCCTCTGGGCTGATGGGCAAGCCCCCTGCCCGGGAGCTAGGCGGGCAAGGGTTCCCCGGCAAAGCGCCAGGCTACGCCCTGGAACTGTGCATGGGCCAGCCGTTCAGCgtgaagccccccctggagaagCCGACCCCCTCGCCGCCCGTCAACGGCCTCCCCGGCCCCATGCCCTACGCCAACGGGCATTATTTCCAGCCCCTGTGGAATaacctcctgcccacccccaacaGCGACAGCTCGGGCTCCCAGGACCTGGCCATGCCTTTCCACGGGGCGGGGCAGCCCATGGGGGCCGCTCTGGAGTGCGCGGCTGGACCTCACTACAGAGCCGGGGCCGGCGCCCTGATGCAGACAGTGGAGTACCTAAGCGGAGACTTCCAGCACTCCTGCCTGCGAGAGCAGGGCGGGGCGGTGCTCGGCAAGGCCCCCCGCCCGCCCATGAACCGAGCTCCCGAGCCCACCGATAGCCGAAGCCTTCCGCTCCCAGGCTACAGATAA
- the FAM222B gene encoding protein FAM222B isoform X2 gives MRAAQHPTPAELDAYAKKVANHPLTIKIFPNSVKVPQRKHIRRTVNGLDTSGQRYSPYPPSQAAVKTGLLAIVRSPAKGVVKDFDGTRARLLPEAMMNPPSAPYAAPSTLSHPQVLARQQALQHAQSMAHHPQGMPPAIQHPQPLAHPALQQQQQQQQQPPPPPHPANHLLQQQQPPPPAGLHGGRKVPDADAPPNVTVSTSTIPLSMAATLQQNQPPDLSSIVHQINQFCQARAGISATSVCEGQIANPSPISRNLLISASTRVSAHNVPTPLPSCVVNPGEHAPHAAPMPPAAAMGAPLGSMSRGSSAYQSEMKQVAAWNQHQLTHLQQMCGEAVGPSGLMGKPPARELGGQGFPGKAPGYALELCMGQPFSVKPPLEKPTPSPPVNGLPGPMPYANGHYFQPLWNNLLPTPNSDSSGSQDLAMPFHGAGQPMGAALECAAGPHYRAGAGALMQTVEYLSGDFQHSCLREQGGAVLGKAPRPPMNRAPEPTDSRSLPLPGYR, from the coding sequence ATGAGAGCCGCACAGCACCCTACGCCAGCAGAGTTGGACGCCTATGCTAAGAAGGTGGCCAACCATCCCCTGACTATCAAAATTTTCCCCAACAGCGTCAAGGTCCCTCAGCGGAAACACATCCGTCGTACTGTGAACGGGCTGGACACTTCCGGGCAGAGGTACAGTCCTTACCCGCCCTCTCAGGCTGCTGTGAAAACCGGCCTCCTGGCCATAGTCAGGTCCCCGGCCAAAGGCGTCGTCAAGGACTTTGACGGGACTCGTGCGCGCCTGCTGCCGGAAGCCATGATGAACCCCCCTTCCGCCCCCTACGCAGCACCAAGCACTTTAAGCCACCCGCAGGTGTTGGCACGCCAGCAGGCTCTGCAACACGCCCAGAGCATGGCTCACCACCCTCAGGGGATGCCTCCAGCCATCCAGCACCCGCAGCCTCTGGCCCACCcggccctgcagcagcagcagcagcagcagcagcagcccccgccgccgccgcaccccGCCAACCACCTGCTACAACAGCAGCAGCCCCCGCCGCCCGCGGGCCTGCACGGGGGCAGGAAGGTCCCAGACGCCGACGCCCCCCCGAATGTGACTGTCTCTACCTCAACCATCCCCCTCTCCATGGCTGCCACCCTGCAGCAGAACCAGCCCCCGGACCTGAGCAGCATAGTGCACCAGATCAACCAGTTCTGCCAGGCACGAGCGGGCATCAGCGCTACCTCAGTGTGCGAGGGACAGATCGCCAACCCCAGCCCCATCAGCCGCAACCTCTTGATCAGCGCGAGCACCAGGGTGTCCGCTCACAACGTCCCCACGCCCCTGCCTTCCTGCGTGGTGAACCCCGGAGAGCATGCCCCCCATGCCGCCCCCATGCCACCCGCCGCCGCCATGGGGGCCCCCCTGGGGAGCATGAGCAGGGGCTCTTCTGCGTACCAAAGCGAAATGAAGCAGGTGGCGGCCTGGAACCAGCACCAGCTGACTCACCTGCAGCAGATGTGCGGGGAAGCGGTGGGTCCCTCTGGGCTGATGGGCAAGCCCCCTGCCCGGGAGCTAGGCGGGCAAGGGTTCCCCGGCAAAGCGCCAGGCTACGCCCTGGAACTGTGCATGGGCCAGCCGTTCAGCgtgaagccccccctggagaagCCGACCCCCTCGCCGCCCGTCAACGGCCTCCCCGGCCCCATGCCCTACGCCAACGGGCATTATTTCCAGCCCCTGTGGAATaacctcctgcccacccccaacaGCGACAGCTCGGGCTCCCAGGACCTGGCCATGCCTTTCCACGGGGCGGGGCAGCCCATGGGGGCCGCTCTGGAGTGCGCGGCTGGACCTCACTACAGAGCCGGGGCCGGCGCCCTGATGCAGACAGTGGAGTACCTAAGCGGAGACTTCCAGCACTCCTGCCTGCGAGAGCAGGGCGGGGCGGTGCTCGGCAAGGCCCCCCGCCCGCCCATGAACCGAGCTCCCGAGCCCACCGATAGCCGAAGCCTTCCGCTCCCAGGCTACAGATAA
- the FAM222B gene encoding protein FAM222B isoform X3, which produces MRARRGLPRVKVPQRKHIRRTVNGLDTSGQRYSPYPPSQAAVKTGLLAIVRSPAKGVVKDFDGTRARLLPEAMMNPPSAPYAAPSTLSHPQVLARQQALQHAQSMAHHPQGMPPAIQHPQPLAHPALQQQQQQQQQPPPPPHPANHLLQQQQPPPPAGLHGGRKVPDADAPPNVTVSTSTIPLSMAATLQQNQPPDLSSIVHQINQFCQARAGISATSVCEGQIANPSPISRNLLISASTRVSAHNVPTPLPSCVVNPGEHAPHAAPMPPAAAMGAPLGSMSRGSSAYQSEMKQVAAWNQHQLTHLQQMCGEAVGPSGLMGKPPARELGGQGFPGKAPGYALELCMGQPFSVKPPLEKPTPSPPVNGLPGPMPYANGHYFQPLWNNLLPTPNSDSSGSQDLAMPFHGAGQPMGAALECAAGPHYRAGAGALMQTVEYLSGDFQHSCLREQGGAVLGKAPRPPMNRAPEPTDSRSLPLPGYR; this is translated from the coding sequence CGTCAAGGTCCCTCAGCGGAAACACATCCGTCGTACTGTGAACGGGCTGGACACTTCCGGGCAGAGGTACAGTCCTTACCCGCCCTCTCAGGCTGCTGTGAAAACCGGCCTCCTGGCCATAGTCAGGTCCCCGGCCAAAGGCGTCGTCAAGGACTTTGACGGGACTCGTGCGCGCCTGCTGCCGGAAGCCATGATGAACCCCCCTTCCGCCCCCTACGCAGCACCAAGCACTTTAAGCCACCCGCAGGTGTTGGCACGCCAGCAGGCTCTGCAACACGCCCAGAGCATGGCTCACCACCCTCAGGGGATGCCTCCAGCCATCCAGCACCCGCAGCCTCTGGCCCACCcggccctgcagcagcagcagcagcagcagcagcagcccccgccgccgccgcaccccGCCAACCACCTGCTACAACAGCAGCAGCCCCCGCCGCCCGCGGGCCTGCACGGGGGCAGGAAGGTCCCAGACGCCGACGCCCCCCCGAATGTGACTGTCTCTACCTCAACCATCCCCCTCTCCATGGCTGCCACCCTGCAGCAGAACCAGCCCCCGGACCTGAGCAGCATAGTGCACCAGATCAACCAGTTCTGCCAGGCACGAGCGGGCATCAGCGCTACCTCAGTGTGCGAGGGACAGATCGCCAACCCCAGCCCCATCAGCCGCAACCTCTTGATCAGCGCGAGCACCAGGGTGTCCGCTCACAACGTCCCCACGCCCCTGCCTTCCTGCGTGGTGAACCCCGGAGAGCATGCCCCCCATGCCGCCCCCATGCCACCCGCCGCCGCCATGGGGGCCCCCCTGGGGAGCATGAGCAGGGGCTCTTCTGCGTACCAAAGCGAAATGAAGCAGGTGGCGGCCTGGAACCAGCACCAGCTGACTCACCTGCAGCAGATGTGCGGGGAAGCGGTGGGTCCCTCTGGGCTGATGGGCAAGCCCCCTGCCCGGGAGCTAGGCGGGCAAGGGTTCCCCGGCAAAGCGCCAGGCTACGCCCTGGAACTGTGCATGGGCCAGCCGTTCAGCgtgaagccccccctggagaagCCGACCCCCTCGCCGCCCGTCAACGGCCTCCCCGGCCCCATGCCCTACGCCAACGGGCATTATTTCCAGCCCCTGTGGAATaacctcctgcccacccccaacaGCGACAGCTCGGGCTCCCAGGACCTGGCCATGCCTTTCCACGGGGCGGGGCAGCCCATGGGGGCCGCTCTGGAGTGCGCGGCTGGACCTCACTACAGAGCCGGGGCCGGCGCCCTGATGCAGACAGTGGAGTACCTAAGCGGAGACTTCCAGCACTCCTGCCTGCGAGAGCAGGGCGGGGCGGTGCTCGGCAAGGCCCCCCGCCCGCCCATGAACCGAGCTCCCGAGCCCACCGATAGCCGAAGCCTTCCGCTCCCAGGCTACAGATAA